A genomic region of Desulfosarcina ovata subsp. ovata contains the following coding sequences:
- a CDS encoding GspE/PulE family protein, whose amino-acid sequence MANAETSLTVDSNAERHTLSESEYKIKIQALGNQLNSANNLGEALINVKDDICELFGANRITVYVVDGVKRELVSRFKSGNEVAEIRIPVAQTSIAGYAALKQRLVNIKDAYDQGELTDIDPSLQFDSSWDRRTGYRTRQILAHPIVYQKYLMGTLELINREGNGEFGPAEEKAIQELSKIMGTALYNQKRIAARGSRTNKYDYLLENHLLTQKELTKAIADGAKRKEPVSAVLMKDFKISKKEIGNALEKYFKTNFIEYNANYPIPGDLIAGLKVPFMRNNIWVPLKSEDNKVVIAVDNPYDLKKIDEIKALFPGRPVTFYVSLRQDILDFIKLFTQDEKELAEIDDILSQLQVETDEVEEAESSVGDEDSAVVQLVNKIILDAYNRNASDIHVEPYPGKQNTQVRIRVDGACTIYQTIPFSYKNAVVSRIKIMSDLDIAERRLPQDGKIKFKKYGGKDIELRVATIPTQGGLEDVVMRILAAGEPIPLDKMGFSKRNHKNFISVVTKPYGLIFVCGPTGSGKTTTLHSALSFINKTETKIWTAEDPVEITQRGLRQVQVKPKIGFDFAAAMRAFLRADPDVIMVGEMRDKETTSIGIEASLTGHLVFSTLHTNSAPESITRLLDMGMDPFNFADAILCIMAQRLVRTLCKTCKRQYHPSKEEYDELVREYGEEEFKANLDIPYTDDLQLYKPEGCDLCGNSGYRGRMGIHELLMGTDEMKKLIQLKAPMEQIRDQAINDGMSTLKQDGIDKIFQGHCDLLEVRKVCIK is encoded by the coding sequence ATGGCCAATGCAGAAACCAGTTTGACTGTCGACAGTAACGCAGAGCGACACACGCTATCTGAAAGCGAGTACAAGATAAAAATCCAAGCCCTCGGCAACCAGCTGAATTCGGCCAACAACCTGGGCGAGGCACTGATTAATGTCAAGGATGACATCTGCGAATTGTTCGGGGCCAATCGCATCACCGTGTATGTGGTTGATGGCGTCAAGCGGGAACTGGTGTCACGGTTCAAATCCGGCAATGAGGTGGCCGAGATTCGCATCCCCGTGGCCCAGACCAGTATTGCCGGCTATGCTGCCCTCAAACAGCGTTTGGTCAATATCAAGGATGCCTACGATCAAGGCGAACTGACGGACATTGACCCCAGCCTCCAGTTCGATTCCAGCTGGGACCGCCGTACCGGCTACCGGACGCGACAGATTTTGGCCCATCCCATCGTCTATCAGAAATACCTGATGGGCACCCTGGAACTGATCAACCGCGAAGGCAATGGTGAATTCGGACCGGCCGAGGAAAAGGCCATCCAAGAACTCTCCAAGATCATGGGCACCGCTCTGTACAATCAGAAACGCATTGCCGCCCGGGGCTCGCGCACCAACAAATACGACTACCTTCTGGAAAACCATTTGCTCACCCAGAAGGAACTGACCAAGGCCATTGCCGACGGAGCGAAACGCAAAGAGCCGGTTTCCGCCGTTCTGATGAAGGATTTCAAGATTTCCAAAAAAGAGATCGGCAACGCCCTGGAAAAATACTTCAAGACCAATTTTATCGAGTACAACGCCAATTATCCCATCCCCGGTGACCTCATTGCGGGCTTAAAAGTGCCCTTCATGCGCAATAACATCTGGGTGCCCCTGAAAAGTGAGGACAACAAAGTCGTCATTGCCGTCGACAACCCTTACGACCTGAAGAAAATAGACGAAATCAAGGCCCTTTTTCCCGGTCGGCCGGTCACTTTCTACGTCAGCCTCAGGCAGGACATCCTCGATTTCATCAAGCTGTTTACCCAGGACGAAAAGGAACTGGCGGAAATCGACGACATCCTCTCCCAACTCCAGGTGGAAACAGATGAGGTGGAGGAGGCCGAGTCCAGTGTCGGTGATGAAGACAGCGCCGTTGTCCAGCTGGTCAACAAGATTATTCTGGATGCATACAACCGCAATGCCTCGGATATCCATGTCGAGCCCTATCCCGGAAAACAGAACACCCAGGTACGGATCCGGGTGGACGGGGCCTGCACGATTTATCAGACCATCCCCTTTTCATACAAGAATGCGGTGGTTTCCAGAATCAAGATCATGTCCGACCTGGACATCGCAGAGAGGCGGCTTCCCCAGGACGGCAAGATCAAATTTAAAAAGTACGGTGGGAAAGACATCGAACTGCGTGTGGCCACCATTCCCACCCAGGGTGGTCTCGAGGATGTGGTCATGCGTATCCTGGCTGCCGGCGAACCCATCCCCCTGGACAAGATGGGCTTTTCCAAGCGCAACCACAAGAATTTTATTAGTGTGGTCACCAAACCGTATGGCCTGATCTTTGTCTGCGGCCCCACCGGTTCCGGTAAAACCACTACCCTGCACTCGGCCCTTAGCTTTATCAATAAAACCGAAACCAAAATCTGGACCGCCGAGGACCCGGTGGAAATCACCCAGCGCGGCCTTCGACAGGTGCAGGTCAAACCCAAAATCGGATTTGACTTTGCCGCTGCCATGCGGGCCTTCCTGCGCGCCGACCCGGATGTGATCATGGTCGGTGAAATGCGCGACAAGGAGACCACCTCCATCGGTATCGAGGCCTCCCTGACCGGTCACCTGGTTTTTTCCACCCTGCACACCAACAGCGCCCCGGAGAGCATTACCCGTCTTTTGGACATGGGCATGGATCCCTTCAACTTCGCTGATGCCATCCTGTGTATTATGGCCCAGCGCCTTGTGCGTACCCTGTGCAAAACCTGCAAGCGGCAATACCATCCCAGCAAGGAGGAGTACGACGAACTGGTGCGTGAGTACGGCGAAGAGGAGTTCAAAGCCAATCTGGATATTCCCTACACGGATGACCTGCAGCTATATAAACCCGAGGGATGTGACCTGTGCGGCAACAGTGGGTACCGTGGCCGGATGGGCATCCACGAACTGCTCATGGGAACCGATGAGATGAAAAAACTGATCCAGCTCAAGGCCCCCATGGAACAGATTCGTGACCAAGCCATCAACGACGGCATGTCGACCCTGAAACAGGACGGTATCGATAAGATCTTTCAGGGGCACTGCGACCTGCTTGAAGTCAGGAAGGTTTGCATCAAATAG
- a CDS encoding ACT domain-containing protein has product MQVEQISVFLENKSGRLSEVTSILSEAKVNIRALALADTSDFGVLRLIVDDTEKARQTLKNNGFTVGKTNVVAVEVADRPGGLHDILTMLHNADLNVEYMYAFVRSSGDNAIMIFRFEKDQEAVQLLQSKGVNVIDGERLYQL; this is encoded by the coding sequence ATGCAGGTTGAACAGATTTCCGTATTTCTGGAAAACAAATCCGGGCGGCTTTCGGAAGTAACGTCGATTCTCAGTGAAGCCAAAGTGAATATCCGGGCCCTGGCACTTGCCGACACTTCGGATTTCGGTGTGTTGCGACTGATTGTTGATGATACTGAAAAAGCTCGCCAGACATTGAAAAACAATGGCTTTACCGTGGGAAAAACCAATGTGGTGGCCGTGGAGGTGGCTGATCGGCCCGGCGGTCTTCACGATATCCTGACCATGCTGCATAATGCCGACCTCAATGTGGAGTATATGTATGCCTTTGTGCGTTCCTCCGGTGATAATGCGATCATGATTTTTCGTTTTGAAAAGGACCAGGAGGCGGTCCAGTTGCTCCAGTCCAAAGGCGTCAATGTGATTGATGGCGAGCGGCTGTACCAGCTTTGA
- a CDS encoding phenylacetate--CoA ligase: protein MPREALESIQLRRLQTTLQRVYASVPFYRETFKAAGITPADIKTLKDLKYVPFTTKQDLRDNYPFNMFAVPMDNVVRIHASSGTTGQPTVVGYTARDVGTWSTLMARALSAGGAGRGDIIHNAYGYGLFTGGLGVHYGAERLGASVIPVSGGNTKRQVVIMKDFGATVITSTPSYALHLAEIAEDMGVSFASLKFKFGIFGAEPWSEKMREELERKLNLTAVDIYGLSEVMGPGVAIECHEAKKGLHVFEDHFIAEIVDPKTLEPLPYGETGELVFTSLTKEAFPVIRYRTRDITSLNPEPCVCGRTHVRMNRVTGRSDDMLIIRGVNVFPSQIESVLMEIKEVEPHYQLVVDREDNLDVLTVKVEVGERGFSDEVKGLQQLERRITKTIKELLGVSANVKLVEPKAIERSQGKAIRVVDNRQI from the coding sequence ATGCCCCGTGAGGCGCTGGAATCCATTCAGCTTCGGCGGCTTCAGACGACTCTTCAGCGAGTTTATGCCAGTGTCCCCTTTTATCGTGAGACCTTCAAAGCCGCCGGAATTACACCTGCCGACATAAAAACCCTGAAGGACCTGAAATATGTCCCTTTTACGACCAAACAGGACCTGCGGGATAATTATCCTTTCAACATGTTCGCCGTTCCCATGGACAATGTGGTGCGCATTCATGCCTCCTCCGGAACCACCGGTCAGCCGACCGTGGTCGGCTACACCGCCAGGGACGTGGGTACCTGGTCTACGCTGATGGCCCGTGCTCTCTCCGCCGGGGGGGCAGGCCGCGGTGATATCATCCACAATGCATACGGATACGGCCTTTTTACGGGTGGCCTGGGCGTGCATTACGGTGCTGAACGATTGGGGGCGTCGGTGATTCCGGTGTCCGGTGGCAATACCAAAAGGCAAGTGGTTATCATGAAGGATTTTGGTGCCACCGTTATTACCTCAACCCCCTCCTACGCCCTTCATCTGGCAGAGATCGCGGAGGATATGGGCGTGTCCTTCGCTTCGTTGAAGTTCAAGTTCGGTATTTTCGGCGCCGAGCCCTGGTCCGAGAAGATGCGCGAGGAACTTGAACGCAAGCTGAATCTCACGGCCGTCGACATTTACGGGCTCAGTGAAGTGATGGGGCCCGGAGTGGCCATCGAGTGCCACGAAGCCAAGAAGGGGCTGCATGTTTTTGAGGATCACTTCATCGCCGAAATCGTCGACCCGAAAACCCTTGAACCGCTGCCTTACGGCGAAACCGGCGAACTGGTGTTTACCTCGTTGACCAAGGAGGCCTTCCCCGTAATCCGCTACCGCACCCGGGATATCACCTCACTTAATCCCGAGCCGTGTGTCTGTGGTCGTACCCACGTGCGGATGAACCGGGTGACGGGACGCAGTGACGATATGCTGATCATTCGCGGCGTGAATGTATTCCCCTCTCAGATAGAAAGCGTGCTGATGGAGATTAAAGAGGTGGAACCCCACTATCAGCTTGTGGTCGATCGAGAAGACAACCTGGACGTGCTGACCGTCAAGGTAGAGGTGGGCGAGCGAGGTTTCAGCGACGAGGTCAAGGGACTGCAGCAGCTGGAACGGCGGATCACCAAAACCATCAAGGAACTTCTCGGCGTTTCCGCGAATGTCAAACTGGTTGAACCCAAAGCCATTGAAAGAAGCCAGGGCAAGGCCATACGGGTTGTGGACAACCGTCAGATCTGA
- a CDS encoding YggS family pyridoxal phosphate-dependent enzyme, which yields MKQNLENIRRRIADAATACGRDPQTVRLVAVTKTVSVDRVAEAIDAGIDIVGENYIQEARDKFDALYDRPLTWHFIGHLQSNKAKYAVRMFDLIHSVDSLKLARALDKAAQNNAKIQKILIQVNISQEESKSGTTENEAMDLVTDISRLEHVRIKGLMTMPPFFDQPERARPFFHQLARLQSRIADRNIPGVRMDELSMGMTGDFEVAIQEGATLVRIGTALFGARR from the coding sequence GTGAAGCAGAATCTGGAGAACATCCGCCGGCGCATCGCCGATGCCGCCACCGCCTGCGGCCGCGACCCGCAAACGGTCCGGTTGGTGGCGGTCACCAAAACCGTGTCTGTCGACCGCGTGGCCGAAGCCATCGACGCCGGTATCGACATCGTCGGTGAAAACTACATCCAGGAAGCCCGAGACAAGTTCGACGCCCTCTACGATCGGCCGTTGACGTGGCATTTCATCGGCCACCTGCAGTCCAACAAAGCCAAATACGCCGTACGCATGTTCGACCTGATCCATTCGGTCGATTCTCTCAAACTGGCCCGGGCGCTGGACAAAGCGGCACAAAACAACGCCAAGATCCAGAAAATTCTCATCCAGGTAAACATCAGCCAGGAGGAAAGTAAGTCCGGAACTACCGAAAACGAGGCCATGGACCTGGTTACCGACATCAGCCGACTCGAACATGTCCGCATCAAGGGGCTGATGACCATGCCGCCGTTTTTCGATCAGCCGGAACGGGCGCGTCCGTTTTTCCACCAACTGGCCCGTCTGCAGAGCCGGATTGCCGATCGGAATATTCCCGGCGTCAGGATGGATGAACTCTCCATGGGCATGACTGGGGATTTTGAAGTCGCCATCCAGGAGGGCGCCACCCTGGTGCGCATCGGCACGGCCCTGTTTGGAGCCCGCCGGTGA
- a CDS encoding Maf family protein, protein MTPMQATTPQLILASQSPRRRYLLEQAGLTFQVIPSSFDEDSVRPKNPSEYVKTLATAKADEVASRYPGSWVIGADTIVTIDDSILGKPADARQAREMLVRLSGQSHFVYTGYAIVCKQTNSCHCEAVQTRVQFKALSDAEIDWYIESGEPFDKAGAYAIQGLGTFLVRSIDGSYTNVVGLPVCEVIETLFKLGVVRLSHANAKEVAV, encoded by the coding sequence ATGACACCAATGCAAGCAACAACTCCGCAACTCATTCTGGCCTCCCAATCTCCACGCAGACGCTACCTGCTCGAGCAGGCCGGCCTGACGTTTCAAGTAATTCCCAGCAGTTTTGATGAAGACTCGGTCCGGCCGAAAAATCCGTCCGAATATGTCAAAACCCTGGCTACGGCCAAGGCCGACGAGGTGGCCTCGCGTTATCCCGGCAGTTGGGTCATCGGTGCGGACACGATCGTCACCATCGACGATTCCATCTTGGGCAAACCCGCCGATGCCCGGCAGGCTCGCGAGATGCTGGTCCGGCTCAGTGGGCAGTCCCACTTCGTCTATACGGGATATGCCATTGTGTGTAAACAGACAAACTCCTGCCACTGCGAGGCTGTTCAAACCCGTGTGCAGTTCAAGGCGCTCAGCGACGCTGAAATCGACTGGTACATCGAGTCCGGCGAGCCCTTTGACAAGGCCGGCGCCTACGCCATCCAGGGGCTGGGAACCTTTCTGGTCCGGTCAATCGATGGTTCCTACACCAATGTGGTCGGGCTGCCCGTCTGCGAGGTGATCGAAACGCTGTTCAAGCTCGGTGTCGTTCGGCTCAGCCATGCCAATGCAAAAGAGGTGGCCGTGTGA
- a CDS encoding tyrosine-type recombinase/integrase, whose product MPGINFEKVIFDNLAEGLLHDYRINQRKSLIRAERSVGHLKRFFEGESVPKITSPRISQYIETRLVEGAKNASINRELSALKRMLNLGAQQTPPIVDRVPHIPMLKENNIRKGFFEHEEFVALRNNLPDYLRGFVTFAYKVGWRFSEITNLTWNNVDRPQGIVRLETGETKNDEARTVFLDDELKIIFDQQWQDRKKHMAFSPFVFPNRKGTGQIKDIRGAWFKACKDGAIGRKLFHDFRRTAVRNMVRSGTPERVAMMVSGHKTRAVFDRYNIVNDADLKAAAQRQQKYLEKFAGTVSGTVADFKQKKESAGDS is encoded by the coding sequence GTGCCAGGCATCAATTTCGAGAAAGTGATCTTTGACAACTTGGCCGAAGGCCTTTTGCATGACTACCGCATCAACCAGCGGAAATCACTCATCCGAGCGGAACGTAGTGTGGGCCACCTAAAACGCTTTTTCGAGGGTGAATCGGTTCCGAAAATAACCTCTCCAAGGATTAGCCAATATATTGAGACTCGTTTGGTAGAAGGAGCAAAAAATGCCAGTATTAACAGGGAACTTTCCGCGTTGAAAAGAATGCTGAACCTCGGTGCACAGCAGACCCCACCAATAGTTGACAGGGTCCCTCACATTCCGATGCTGAAGGAAAACAATATCCGAAAGGGCTTTTTTGAACACGAAGAGTTTGTTGCACTCAGGAACAATCTGCCAGACTATCTCAGAGGTTTTGTAACGTTTGCATATAAGGTCGGCTGGCGATTTTCCGAAATTACCAATTTAACGTGGAATAATGTGGATCGTCCACAAGGCATCGTTCGTCTTGAGACAGGCGAAACTAAAAACGATGAAGCTCGTACCGTTTTTCTTGATGATGAATTAAAAATAATTTTCGATCAACAGTGGCAGGATCGCAAAAAACATATGGCCTTTTCCCCATTTGTATTCCCCAATCGTAAGGGTACTGGTCAAATCAAGGATATCAGAGGTGCTTGGTTTAAAGCTTGTAAAGATGGTGCTATTGGTCGAAAGCTTTTTCACGATTTTCGGCGAACTGCTGTTCGCAACATGGTGCGATCTGGAACCCCAGAACGCGTTGCGATGATGGTTTCTGGCCACAAAACGAGAGCTGTTTTTGATCGATATAACATCGTCAACGATGCCGACCTGAAAGCGGCTGCTCAGCGGCAACAAAAATATCTCGAAAAATTCGCGGGCACAGTTTCGGGCACAGTGGCGGATTTTAAACAAAAAAAGGAGTCAGCCGGTGACAGCTAA
- a CDS encoding potassium transporter → MNNNKDQRDGIESPRRFWIIGAGHFGQIAVSRIRRHIPGASITVVDTVTPTDRLEGVTTVLGDGIDWLGRMLTEAAAVDRIVPAIPVHVAAEWMSLKLRSRYDIQPMAIPDHWLARMPHAMPGKPGQVFVSHADFICPDNCPEPKERCTHTGKPRPMDLFRLLAGLEFDDVLPIVLRSHQLQPGVGGLLPADMIHALDIAERNHRRPLMIATACRCHGVVDFMRLSEMPRV, encoded by the coding sequence ATGAATAATAACAAGGATCAAAGGGACGGAATCGAATCCCCGCGGCGTTTCTGGATTATCGGGGCGGGGCACTTCGGGCAGATCGCCGTATCGCGGATCCGCCGGCACATCCCTGGTGCCAGCATCACGGTGGTGGACACGGTGACGCCGACCGATCGCCTTGAAGGCGTCACAACGGTTCTCGGAGACGGTATCGATTGGCTGGGACGCATGTTAACCGAGGCGGCTGCCGTGGATCGGATCGTGCCGGCGATTCCGGTTCATGTGGCGGCCGAGTGGATGTCACTGAAATTAAGGTCTCGATACGACATCCAACCGATGGCCATCCCCGACCACTGGCTTGCCCGAATGCCCCATGCCATGCCCGGAAAACCGGGCCAGGTGTTTGTCAGTCATGCCGATTTCATCTGTCCGGACAACTGCCCCGAACCAAAGGAGCGCTGCACCCATACAGGAAAGCCCAGACCCATGGACCTGTTCAGGTTGCTGGCCGGTCTTGAATTCGATGACGTGCTGCCCATCGTCCTGCGCAGCCACCAACTGCAGCCCGGTGTCGGGGGACTTCTCCCGGCCGATATGATTCATGCGTTGGATATCGCCGAGCGGAACCACCGACGGCCCCTGATGATCGCCACAGCCTGCCGTTGTCACGGCGTGGTCGATTTCATGCGTCTTTCTGAAATGCCGCGAGTATAG
- a CDS encoding M48 family metallopeptidase, which translates to MFGNFIYFIVALLIYSTYQPSEQTNFVLLDTIVFFLSLTLLFFILSKRQFARIANQADHRGHEVLDQQFSSALTRQSILAIALFALDIYGLNLSSFFTGIGLFDIIPTLEALFFMALFVGYLVIIWSNAYDAYRLIYGAQISRRAYVSSNIAFSIPILLPWLLLSGIADLILALPFDLPRQVLSSPEGEAAYFLFFLLAVAVLGPLIIQKFWRCRPLENGYYRQRIEAICQQANLKYADILYWPIFGGRMITAGVMGLVSRFRYILVTDALLRILSPEEVDAVIGHEIGHVKKRHLLFYLFFFIGYMLITYATFDLIIYLIIFSEPLYRFVFTTGISRATVTTGLSSLAIIFNFLIYFRYIFGYFMRNFERQADAFVYTLFASAAPLITTFQKIVSVSGNSADKPNWHHFSIRQRVNFLRRCEADRTWVDRHDRKVRISIAIYAAAMVLIGGIGYQLNFGQAGKQLNEKFFETAILSAIDRDEENSAGLYGMLGDLYFGRNSFDQAISAYRAALDLEPDNTIVLNNYAWLLATCADPALRNPELALTLAKKAVAIDPSAHVLDTLAESLFVNGKIGHAIETARIALDKATSNRAYYAEQLEKFQAAIESPTAD; encoded by the coding sequence ATGTTCGGAAACTTCATCTATTTTATCGTTGCCCTGTTAATCTACTCCACCTATCAACCGTCGGAGCAGACCAACTTTGTGCTGTTGGACACGATTGTTTTCTTTCTGTCGCTGACCCTTCTTTTCTTCATCCTCTCCAAGCGCCAGTTTGCCCGTATCGCCAATCAGGCGGACCATCGCGGGCATGAGGTGCTGGATCAACAGTTTTCATCGGCGTTGACCCGCCAGTCGATCCTGGCCATCGCGCTGTTCGCGCTTGACATTTATGGTCTCAACCTGTCGTCGTTTTTTACCGGTATCGGCCTGTTCGATATCATCCCCACCCTCGAGGCCCTCTTCTTCATGGCGCTTTTTGTGGGCTATCTGGTTATTATCTGGTCCAATGCCTACGACGCCTATCGATTGATCTATGGTGCCCAGATATCGCGCAGGGCCTATGTCAGCTCCAACATCGCCTTCAGCATTCCCATACTGCTTCCCTGGCTGCTGCTCTCGGGCATCGCCGATCTGATCCTGGCGTTGCCCTTTGACCTGCCGCGCCAGGTGCTTTCATCCCCGGAAGGGGAAGCGGCCTATTTTCTCTTTTTTCTCCTTGCCGTAGCGGTTCTCGGCCCGCTGATCATCCAGAAATTCTGGCGCTGCCGGCCGTTGGAAAACGGATATTATCGCCAGCGGATCGAAGCCATCTGCCAGCAGGCCAATCTGAAATACGCCGACATCCTCTATTGGCCGATTTTCGGCGGCCGGATGATCACTGCCGGTGTGATGGGCCTGGTCAGCCGATTTCGCTATATCCTGGTAACCGACGCCCTCTTGCGGATTCTCAGCCCCGAAGAGGTCGACGCCGTCATCGGTCACGAAATCGGCCATGTGAAAAAGCGGCATCTGCTCTTCTACCTTTTTTTCTTCATCGGCTACATGCTGATCACCTATGCCACCTTTGACTTGATCATCTACCTGATCATCTTTTCCGAGCCCCTCTACCGGTTCGTGTTCACCACGGGCATCAGCCGTGCCACCGTTACCACGGGGCTTTCCAGTTTGGCGATCATCTTCAACTTTCTCATCTATTTCCGCTACATTTTCGGCTATTTCATGCGCAACTTCGAGCGCCAGGCCGATGCCTTCGTATATACCCTGTTCGCCAGTGCCGCACCGCTGATCACCACATTTCAGAAGATCGTAAGCGTATCCGGCAATTCCGCGGACAAGCCCAACTGGCACCACTTCAGTATCCGTCAGCGGGTCAACTTCCTCAGGCGCTGCGAAGCCGACCGCACCTGGGTGGATCGCCACGACCGCAAAGTACGCATCAGCATCGCCATCTATGCCGCGGCCATGGTGCTGATTGGTGGTATCGGTTACCAATTGAACTTCGGGCAGGCCGGCAAGCAGCTCAATGAGAAATTCTTTGAAACGGCCATTCTCAGTGCGATCGACCGTGATGAGGAAAACAGTGCCGGGCTCTATGGCATGCTGGGGGATCTCTATTTCGGCCGCAACAGCTTCGACCAGGCGATCTCGGCCTACCGCGCCGCCCTGGATCTGGAACCCGATAATACCATCGTTCTGAATAATTACGCCTGGCTCCTGGCCACCTGCGCGGATCCGGCATTGCGCAATCCTGAGCTGGCCCTGACGCTGGCCAAAAAAGCCGTCGCCATCGACCCTTCTGCGCATGTGCTGGACACGCTGGCCGAAAGTCTGTTCGTCAACGGAAAAATCGGCCATGCCATTGAAACGGCCAGGATTGCCCTGGATAAGGCCACATCCAATCGGGCTTACTACGCGGAACAACTGGAAAAGTTCCAGGCGGCAATCGAATCGCCCACCGCCGATTGA
- a CDS encoding epoxyqueuosine reductase QueH — protein sequence MKLLLHICCGPCSIYPLEVLRQNRHNVMGFFYRYNIHPYTECMRREKTLKTYAESIDLKVIYQPGYDMEAFLRNVAFREAERCIYCYHDRMTTTAHFAKKGKFDAFSTTLLYSRFQKHDQIRSIGEAVGKSIGVPFYYQDFRDGWKAGIDASRRLGMYRQPYCGCIYSEKARYYRAPKPHSRQSDANTP from the coding sequence GTGAAGCTGCTCCTGCACATCTGCTGCGGCCCGTGCAGCATCTATCCGCTGGAGGTCCTGCGCCAGAATCGCCACAACGTGATGGGATTCTTCTACCGCTATAATATCCATCCCTACACCGAATGCATGCGGCGGGAGAAGACCCTTAAAACCTATGCGGAATCGATCGATCTCAAAGTCATCTACCAGCCCGGCTATGATATGGAAGCGTTTTTGCGCAATGTGGCCTTCCGCGAGGCCGAACGCTGCATCTACTGCTATCACGACCGCATGACCACCACGGCCCATTTCGCCAAAAAGGGCAAATTCGACGCCTTCAGTACCACCCTGCTCTACAGCCGCTTTCAGAAACACGACCAGATCCGGTCCATCGGTGAGGCTGTGGGGAAATCGATCGGGGTGCCTTTCTATTACCAGGATTTTCGGGATGGCTGGAAGGCGGGCATCGATGCTTCCAGGCGGCTGGGCATGTACCGCCAGCCCTATTGCGGATGCATTTACAGTGAGAAAGCACGCTACTATCGCGCCCCCAAACCGCATTCACGCCAATCGGATGCAAACACGCCCTGA